In Deltaproteobacteria bacterium, the following are encoded in one genomic region:
- the pgeF gene encoding peptidoglycan editing factor PgeF yields the protein MPPCREPRLRPSRHGPRHGVSRPRPARHGRPPRPARRALRPRRTSVKDGAVVSAVLAGASGTRHAFLTARHAVRRDGGEPVFTDAASLDRLMGGRLHLLVTPRQVHSASVLVVDDASDAGRAALSGAEADAVVTALPGVPVGVLTADCLPLLLYDRTKRVVAAVHAGWRGVAKGVVAAALATMEEVFSSRPSSILAALGPAIGPCCFEVGSDVAAAFGEAGLGPRFFSPAGRSGRFMCDLAGAVSDRLAGAGVSGGAISVERRCTCCGRDFFSHRRDGAAMRQLSFIMIDP from the coding sequence GTGCCTCCATGCCGCGAGCCTCGGCTTCGTCCATCCCGTCACGGGCCGCGACATGGAGTTTCACGCCCCCGACCCGCCCGACATGGCCGCCCTCCTCGACCTGCTCGAAGAGCGCTGCGCCCGCGGAGGACGTCGGTGAAGGACGGCGCCGTAGTCTCGGCCGTCCTCGCCGGAGCCAGCGGCACGCGCCACGCCTTCCTGACGGCCCGTCACGCCGTGCGCCGCGACGGCGGGGAGCCGGTGTTCACCGACGCCGCCTCGCTGGACCGGCTCATGGGCGGAAGGCTTCACCTGCTCGTTACGCCGAGGCAGGTCCACTCGGCCTCGGTCCTCGTTGTCGACGACGCCTCCGACGCCGGCAGGGCCGCCCTCTCCGGCGCCGAGGCCGACGCCGTGGTCACGGCCCTGCCGGGCGTTCCCGTAGGCGTACTCACGGCCGACTGCCTGCCGCTGCTCCTCTACGACCGGACAAAGAGGGTCGTGGCCGCCGTCCATGCGGGCTGGCGGGGCGTGGCAAAGGGGGTGGTCGCCGCGGCGCTCGCGACGATGGAGGAGGTCTTCTCATCGCGGCCCTCCTCCATTCTCGCCGCCCTCGGACCGGCCATCGGCCCCTGCTGCTTCGAGGTCGGCTCCGACGTGGCCGCCGCGTTCGGCGAGGCCGGCCTCGGTCCCCGCTTCTTCTCGCCGGCAGGGCGAAGCGGGCGCTTCATGTGCGACCTCGCCGGGGCGGTGAGCGACCGCCTCGCCGGGGCCGGCGTGAGCGGCGGCGCAATCTCCGTCGAGCGGCGCTGCACCTGTTGCGGGCGGGACTTCTTCTCCCACCGCCGCGACGGAGCGGCCATGCGCCAGCTCAGCTTCATCATGATCGACCCATGA
- a CDS encoding GntR family transcriptional regulator has translation MEKVKLLDFPVSKPQTLRERIVDFVKDAVVSGRLKPGDRVPEAELAETFGISRTPIREAFRQLESEGFLTVTPRKGAVITSITDRDVREFYAIKSILEGYAARVACERLTERDIRRLASLNVQMGRCADRDDVKGFFRLDNLFHEIFLRACGNEKLLTLLGQLVQQFERLRIASLSVRGRMHTSVRQHGEIIDAFRSRDADLVERLVRANAEMGGEILVQEILREQEDANG, from the coding sequence ATGGAAAAGGTTAAACTGCTCGACTTTCCGGTGAGCAAGCCCCAGACGCTGCGCGAGCGTATCGTCGACTTCGTAAAGGACGCCGTCGTATCCGGCCGCCTCAAGCCCGGCGACCGCGTGCCCGAGGCCGAGCTCGCCGAGACCTTCGGCATCAGCCGCACGCCCATACGCGAGGCCTTCCGCCAGCTCGAGAGCGAGGGGTTCCTGACGGTCACCCCCCGCAAGGGCGCGGTCATAACGTCCATAACCGACCGGGACGTGCGCGAGTTCTACGCCATCAAGAGCATCCTCGAGGGTTACGCCGCCCGCGTGGCCTGCGAAAGGCTCACGGAGCGCGACATACGGCGTCTTGCTTCGCTCAACGTCCAGATGGGCCGCTGCGCCGACCGCGACGACGTGAAGGGCTTTTTCAGGCTCGACAACCTCTTCCACGAGATATTCCTCCGGGCCTGCGGCAACGAGAAACTCCTGACGCTTCTCGGCCAGCTCGTCCAGCAGTTCGAGCGCCTGCGCATCGCCTCGCTCTCGGTCCGGGGGAGGATGCACACCTCGGTCAGGCAGCACGGCGAGATAATAGATGCCTTCAGGTCCCGCGACGCCGACCTCGTGGAAAGGCTCGTGCGGGCCAACGCCGAGATGGGCGGCGAGATACTGGTGCAAGAGATACTGAGGGAGCAGGAAGACGCCAATGGCTAA
- a CDS encoding RluA family pseudouridine synthase has protein sequence MESVSRFEVGAAEAGVRLDLFVSERFEALTRTAAGRLVREGLVLVDGARSKPARRLKAGERVEVTIPPAVEPSCEPEQIPLDVLYEDRFLVVVNKPPGLVVHPGAGRTTGTLVNALLHRFGSLSSVGAPLRPGIVHRLDKDTSGVMVAARDDAAHHALAALFRARRARRRYRALVWGDVKDDELTIDLAIGRDRVQRKKISPRSARARRAVTHLRVLRRYGPVTLVELRLETGRTHQVRVHLSAIGHPVVGDPLYGRRAVCAGLDKPVFDALRAMKRQCLHAASLGFVHPVTGRDMEFHAPDPPDMAALLDLLEERCARGGRR, from the coding sequence ATGGAGTCCGTCTCCCGCTTCGAGGTCGGGGCGGCCGAGGCCGGCGTCCGGCTCGACCTCTTCGTGAGCGAGAGGTTCGAGGCCCTCACGCGCACCGCCGCCGGGCGTCTCGTAAGAGAAGGGCTCGTGCTCGTCGACGGCGCCCGCTCCAAGCCGGCCCGCAGGCTCAAGGCCGGCGAGCGCGTCGAGGTGACCATCCCGCCGGCCGTCGAGCCCTCCTGCGAGCCCGAGCAGATACCGCTTGATGTCCTCTACGAGGACCGCTTTCTCGTCGTCGTAAACAAACCGCCCGGGCTCGTGGTGCATCCGGGCGCAGGCCGCACTACGGGCACGCTCGTAAACGCCCTGCTGCACCGCTTCGGCTCGCTCTCCTCGGTGGGGGCGCCGCTTCGGCCGGGCATAGTGCACAGGCTCGACAAGGACACCTCCGGTGTCATGGTGGCGGCGCGCGACGACGCCGCCCACCACGCCCTTGCCGCGCTCTTCAGGGCGCGCCGCGCGCGCCGCCGCTACCGGGCCCTCGTCTGGGGCGACGTGAAAGACGACGAACTCACCATCGACCTCGCCATCGGCCGCGACAGGGTGCAGCGAAAAAAGATTTCACCGCGCTCGGCGAGGGCGAGGAGGGCCGTGACCCACCTGCGCGTGCTCCGCCGCTACGGTCCGGTCACACTCGTAGAGCTTCGCCTGGAGACGGGCAGGACCCATCAGGTGCGCGTCCACCTCTCGGCCATAGGCCATCCCGTGGTGGGAGACCCCCTCTACGGCAGGCGCGCCGTCTGCGCTGGGCTCGACAAACCGGTCTTCGATGCGTTGCGGGCAATGAAGCGCCAGTGCCTCCATGCCGCGAGCCTCGGCTTCGTCCATCCCGTCACGGGCCGCGACATGGAGTTTCACGCCCCCGACCCGCCCGACATGGCCGCCCTCCTCGACCTGCTCGAAGAGCGCTGCGCCCGCGGAGGACGTCGGTGA
- a CDS encoding dephospho-CoA kinase gives MVLGVTGGMATGKSLVTAMLKELGAEVVDADAIAREIVEPGREALSEIVRRFGDGVIAADGALDRKALAEIVFADARKLAALCEITHPRIRAEIRRRIRELKKKDPQALIVVDAPLLFETGLDREMDKVLVVCAPEHLQLERARSRDGLTEEQARSRMKAQMPLEEKLRRADYVVDNSSTVERTRERVEELYRELAAAPRPPDALRP, from the coding sequence ATGGTGCTGGGAGTCACGGGAGGCATGGCCACGGGCAAGAGCCTCGTAACGGCCATGCTCAAAGAGCTTGGAGCCGAGGTCGTCGACGCGGACGCCATCGCAAGGGAGATCGTCGAGCCGGGACGGGAGGCGCTCTCCGAGATCGTCCGCCGCTTCGGCGACGGCGTCATCGCCGCCGACGGCGCGCTCGACAGAAAGGCCCTCGCGGAGATCGTCTTCGCCGACGCCCGAAAACTCGCCGCGCTCTGCGAGATAACCCACCCGAGGATCAGGGCCGAGATAAGAAGGCGCATAAGAGAGCTGAAAAAGAAGGACCCGCAGGCCCTCATCGTCGTCGACGCCCCCCTGCTCTTCGAAACGGGCCTCGACCGCGAGATGGACAAGGTCCTCGTCGTCTGCGCGCCCGAACACCTGCAGCTTGAGCGGGCCCGCTCAAGAGACGGCCTCACCGAGGAGCAGGCCCGCTCCCGCATGAAGGCCCAGATGCCGCTCGAAGAAAAGCTCAGGCGCGCCGATTACGTGGTGGACAACTCCTCAACCGTGGAGCGCACCAGAGAGCGCGTCGAGGAACTGTACAGGGAGCTTGCGGCAGCCCCCCGCCCGCCCGACGCACTCCGCCCTTGA
- the rlmN gene encoding 23S rRNA (adenine(2503)-C(2))-methyltransferase RlmN, protein MKNLLDFTYDELAAEVSAMGERSFRADQLYAWIQRRGARGFEEMTDISKALRARLSREYTLARPEAARVLASGDGTRKILFVLDDGLCVESVLMPEKDRATLCVSTQAGCAMGCLFCRTAAMGPGRNLTLAEMAGQVLEAERLAPEGLRITNVVLMGMGEPLANFDNVARLLEVLTDPRGMAFGARKVTLSTVGLVPAIERLGAISQVNLAVSLNATTDEVRSRLMPVNRRHPIGELIAALGRYPLKRGRRITIEYVMIDGVNDGDDDAARLTRLLRPIPCKVNLIPFNPFEGSRFRPPRPSRVASFHKRLLDAGYAVFTRESRGRDIDAACGQLAARPLHP, encoded by the coding sequence ATGAAGAACCTCCTCGACTTCACATACGACGAACTTGCCGCCGAGGTCTCGGCCATGGGGGAGCGAAGCTTCCGCGCCGACCAGCTCTACGCATGGATACAGCGCCGCGGCGCTCGAGGCTTCGAGGAGATGACCGACATATCAAAGGCGCTTCGCGCGAGGCTCTCGCGGGAGTATACCCTCGCAAGGCCCGAGGCGGCCCGGGTCCTCGCCTCCGGCGACGGCACGAGGAAGATACTCTTCGTCCTCGACGACGGCCTTTGCGTGGAGAGCGTGCTCATGCCGGAGAAGGACCGCGCAACACTGTGCGTCTCCACGCAGGCGGGCTGCGCCATGGGGTGTCTCTTCTGCAGGACCGCGGCCATGGGGCCGGGGCGCAACCTCACGCTCGCCGAGATGGCGGGACAGGTCCTCGAGGCCGAGCGCCTCGCGCCCGAGGGACTTCGCATAACCAACGTGGTGCTCATGGGCATGGGCGAGCCGCTCGCAAACTTCGACAACGTGGCGAGGCTGCTCGAGGTGCTCACCGACCCGAGGGGCATGGCCTTCGGCGCCCGCAAGGTAACGCTCTCCACCGTGGGACTCGTACCCGCAATCGAGCGCCTCGGCGCCATCTCGCAGGTGAACCTCGCCGTCTCGCTCAACGCAACGACCGACGAGGTGCGAAGCCGCCTCATGCCCGTCAACAGACGCCACCCCATAGGCGAGCTCATCGCCGCGCTGGGGCGCTACCCCCTCAAACGGGGCCGGCGCATCACCATCGAGTACGTCATGATCGACGGCGTAAACGACGGCGACGACGACGCCGCGCGGCTCACAAGACTGCTGCGTCCCATACCCTGCAAGGTGAACCTCATACCCTTCAATCCCTTCGAGGGCTCGCGCTTCAGGCCGCCCCGGCCCAGCCGGGTCGCCTCCTTCCACAAACGCCTCCTCGACGCGGGCTATGCCGTCTTCACGCGGGAGAGCAGGGGCCGGGACATCGACGCCGCCTGCGGCCAGCTTGCGGCAAG